In Agrobacterium tumefaciens, a single genomic region encodes these proteins:
- the ldtR gene encoding transcriptional regulator LdtR: MNSKVKPQAVVADAHEDTIRSLYMESLHLVERLHRRLLDVIKDEFDRQGRDDVNAVQALLLFNIGNSELTAGELRSRGYYLGSNVSYNVKKLVDLGLINHQRSRVDRRSVRISLTEEGQEIAETVARLYERHVGSIEKVGGIGTGEFSEMNKLLQRLDRFWNDSIAYRL; the protein is encoded by the coding sequence ATCAATAGCAAAGTTAAGCCGCAGGCCGTTGTTGCCGACGCACACGAAGATACCATCCGTTCGCTCTACATGGAGTCGCTGCACCTGGTGGAACGCCTCCACCGCCGCCTCCTCGATGTCATCAAGGACGAATTCGACCGTCAGGGTCGCGATGACGTCAACGCCGTTCAGGCCCTGCTGCTGTTCAACATCGGCAATTCCGAACTGACGGCCGGCGAACTTCGTTCCCGCGGTTATTACCTCGGCTCGAACGTCTCCTATAACGTCAAGAAGCTGGTCGACCTCGGCCTCATCAACCACCAGCGTTCGCGTGTCGACCGCCGCTCGGTCCGCATCAGCCTCACCGAAGAGGGCCAGGAAATCGCCGAAACGGTTGCCCGCCTTTATGAACGCCACGTCGGCTCGATCGAAAAGGTCGGCGGCATCGGCACCGGCGAGTTCTCCGAAATGAACAAGCTGCTGCAGCGCCTCGATCGCTTCTGGAACGACTCGATCGCTTACCGCCTGTAA